A section of the Acropora muricata isolate sample 2 chromosome 4, ASM3666990v1, whole genome shotgun sequence genome encodes:
- the LOC136913850 gene encoding uncharacterized protein, translating into MKLVNSGDRSDSYVWECRKQVNGKRHRCERSIREGSWFEKANLTIEEVLKFTYWWCQDLNQWQIKQQLQLGSHTAVDWDVFCREVCEVALFDGREKIGEPRKFVQIHESKIGKRKYHRGHVVEGQWVFGGIEEDSRKCFIATVEDRKEETLLNLIKQWIEPGTTIISDCWKRYVNLSRHGYIHKTVNHSVEFVNEEGFHTNKSEGHWRQMKARLPTHGRKKEHYSSYLAEFKWRYIHSGEDLWKAFLKDIKKIYKFE; encoded by the coding sequence ATGAAGCTGGTTAATAGTGGAGATAGGTCCGATAGCTACGTATGGGAGTGTAGAAAGCAGGTCAACGGTAAACGGCATAGATGTGAGAGGAGCATTAGAGAGGGAAGTTGGTTTGAAAAAGCGAACTTGACAATTGAAGAGGTGCTGAAATTTACATATTGGTGGTGCCAGGACCTGAACCAGTGGCAGATAAAACAGCAGCTACAGCTTGGCTCACACACGGCTGTTGACTGGGACGTGTTTTGCCGGGAAGTGTGTGAGGTGGCGCTGTTCGATGGAAGGGAGAAAATTGGGGAACCAAGGAAATTTGTTCAGATACATGAGAGTAAAATTGGAAAAAGGAAGTATCATCGTGGTCATGTTGTGGAGGGTCAGTGGGTTTTCGGTGGCATCGAGGAAGATTCACGCAAGTGTTTTATCGCGACAGTAGAGGACCGAAAGGAAGAAACTTTGCTAAATCTGATCAAACAATGGATTGAACCAGGAACAACAATTATTTCCGATTGCTGGAAGAGATACGTGAACCTTTCAAGACATGGGTACATCCATAAGACCGTAAACCATTCCGTGGAGTTCGTTAACGAAGAGGGTTTTCATACAAACAAGAGTGAGGGTCATTGGCGGCAAATGAAAGCAAGGCTTCCAACACACGGTCGCAAAAAAGAACATTATTCATCGTACTTAGCGGAATTCAAATGGAGATATATCCACAGTGGAGAAGATTTGTGGAAAGCGTTTTTAAAAGACATTaagaaaatttacaaatttgaataa